From the Malaclemys terrapin pileata isolate rMalTer1 chromosome 13, rMalTer1.hap1, whole genome shotgun sequence genome, one window contains:
- the LOC128848304 gene encoding zinc finger protein 501-like, which translates to MELHGMLSGSAKGELSQNREKEKASESQSYKCPDCGKSFHWSSRLAIHRQIHTGEKPHKCADCGKGFNWRAQLITHRRCHTGEKPFTCEDCRNARTFMRSSSLTEHKRIHMGETPYKCDYCGERFAWSSALAVQRRSHTEGEPYRCKDCGKSFCMSSDLSKHRRVHTGERPYTCPDCGKSFRVRSNLMAHRRIHTGERPYKCPKCEQSFRQSSTLLKHQRLHLQERPYKCPECRQSFCVSSALTVHRRIHTGEKPYRCKGCGKSFRNSSSLMTHQRIHTGEKPYKCPDCGRSFSQRSALSAHRSIHTGERPYKCDCGESFIVSADLLKHQRIHTGEKLYNCKDCGKSFCWSTNLAAHRRIHRGENPYKCPDCGKSFTGSLTLITHQRLHMGERPYNCSDCGKRFSQSSALTKHRRIHTGERRELRMTCSVRSCKPVLHPMVNRGPVG; encoded by the coding sequence ATGGAACTGCATGGGATGTTATCAGGAAGCGCCAAAGGGGAACTTTCCCAGAATCGTGAAAAGGAAAAAGCCAGTGAGAGTCAGTCTTATAAATGCcccgactgtgggaaaagcttccacTGGAGCTCACGCCTTGCGATTCATCGgcaaatccacacaggagagaagccacATAAGTGTGCCGACTGTGGGAAAGGCTTCAATTGGCGGGCACAGCTTATCACACATCGGAGATgccacacgggagagaaacccttTACATGCGAGGACTGCAGGAATGCGAGGACTTTCATGCGGAGCTCCAGCCTTACTGAACACAAGAGAATACACATGGGAGAGACACCTTACAAATGCGACTATTGCGGGGAAAGATTTGCCTGGAGCTCAGCCCTCGCTGTACAGAGGAGAAGCCACACGGAAGGGGAACCCTATCGATGTaaagactgtgggaaaagcttctgcATGAGCTCGGATCTTAGTAAACATAGAAGAGtgcacacgggagagagaccctatacaTGCCCTgactgcgggaagagcttcagaGTGCGCTCAAACCTCATGGCACATCGGAGGATCCACAccggagagagaccctataaatgccctAAATGTGAGCAAAGCTTCCGGCAGAGCTCCACCCTTCTTAAACATCAGAGACTACACTTGCAAGAGAGGCCCTATAAATGCCCTGAGTGCAGGCAAAGCTTCTGTGTCAGCTCAGCCCTGACTGTTCATcggaggatccacacaggagagaaaccttaCAGATGCAAaggctgtgggaaaagcttcaggaaCAGCTCATCCCTTATGACCcaccagaggatccacacaggagagaaaccctataaatgccccgACTGCGGGAGGAGTTTCAGCCAGCGCTCAGCCCTATCTGCACACAGgagcatccacacaggagaaagaccctataAATGCGACTGTGGGGAAAGCTTCATTGTGAGTGCTGACCTTCTcaagcatcagagaatccacacgggagagaaactCTACAATTGCaaagactgtgggaaaagcttctgtTGGAGCACCAACCTTGCTGCCCACAGGAGGATCCACAGGGGAGAGAATCCTTATAAATGccctgactgtgggaaaagcttcacggGTAGCTTAACCCTTATTACGCATCAGAGACTGCAcatgggagagagaccctataactGCTCTGATTGCGGGAAAAGGTTCAGTCAGAGCTCAGCCCTTACTAAGcatcggagaatccacacaggagaaagaagagaactcaggatgacatgttcagtgagatcctgcaagccagtgctgcatccgATGGTGAACAGAGGGCCTGTAGGATGA